The genomic region CCACTAGACGTGGACGAGTGTCTGAAGCGCGACGCGTGTCCCGGCGGTAGATGCGAAAACACCATAGGATCGTACGTCTGCGTCACGACGAGATTCGCCAAAAATGCACCTTACGAATCTTGTCCTCCGGGCTACCGATGGGAACAACATACAGGGGTATGCGTAggtaagtataattaataatgcgtCTCTTATTTCGATAATCGCTCTATCATGCCAATTGCAAATCAGTaatcaagaattaaaaatccatATCGTGttacgtgtttttttttttttttttttgtcagatATCGACGAGTGCACGGTCTTATCGAACGCTTGTGCCACCGATAAGCCGTTTTGCGTCAACACGCAGGGTAGTTATACGTGTCTGGAGATGACTGGGGTGAAATCTTGTCCCGCGGGATTCAAGTTTGACAGGTCGCTGCAACAATGCAGAGGTAATATTGCATCAGTAGTGAATCAGTAGTTTAGTGGTTTCGCGGagtgataataattttcctcGGAATTTTCTCTCGTATCTTCTTTCCCTTTcacttatctttttaattagatgTGGACGAGTGCGCGGAGGCTATTCACAGCTGTCTGACAGATGTTGAGCAATGTCGAAACACCGAGGGTGCTTACGAGTGCGACATAAAGTGCGAAGAAGGATTCACGTACAATATCGGGTTGGGCATTTGTGTCGGTAAGCTTATTCATTCTCTATCAATGAGAATTCTCTTTGCATGCGGCGGCACGCAATGATTgtcattttttgataaattaaactttcgaaTTTAATCCTCGACCTCCTCCTACTAGGCAGGCATGTAAGCGCATCTCGCGACCGCATTTTTCTTCGTCGTCGTTGTAAAAGATGGATCGAACACTTGAATATATAAGTATCGTTCGATTAACTCGATGCGAGTCTGATTGAATTTGATCGCATCGTTGAACTCATTCCGCATGCAACTCCGCCTCATCCTCGTATCTCCCTTGCGCATGTGAGTAatgaattaactttttaaacgCGAGTGTGCCTCTGATGATTAGTACGGGATTGCGATTAATTAACGTGTGATGAAAAATTCtacaattattcaattaatttcaaaaatctaaACTTATAGCTACTTACGCATAGATAACGCAAGATTTTTTCACGAATTTTtgctttctatttaaaaaaattaattgtttcttttgaaaaataaatctcacAACCTGCGATTTACATATTaccttttgtttttcttttagataTAGATGAATGCATCGAATTGAACAATCCTTGTCCCGATCTCAACACGATATGCGTTAATACACAAGGGGCTTACAAATGTATGAAACCTTTGACGAATTTACTTCCGCTCCCGCCGATCGAGAAGACTGCCACGAAGAATCTTGCCGAGCGAAAGAACGTGCGACCAACTTGTTCCGCGGGATATAAACCAGCAAACGACTCGGAAATGACGACGTGCATCGATGTCGACGAGTGCACTGAACAATTACATTCTTGTGAGCGCGATGAGCGTTGCATCAATGAGCTCGGTAGTTACAGGTGTGAAAATATTCGCGGTATttgctagaaaaaaataaaaaccaaaaatcgggtttattctataatttaaataaatatatattagatgcGTACCAGTTGAAAATGGCAAGGATACATCCACCACGGAGAGCGATGACAATCAACGATTCCAGTCGGAAAGAACGAGCGTTGTCTCGTCGGTTGTGAACGAGATTGAAAATTGTGGCAATGGCTACTTTTTCGACCGAAAATCTCGCCGGTGCATcggtaattattttttacttcaagCAGCTTTGGATTTTGCGtcgtgaaataaattaatctcgcGTTAAATATCATAGATTTATCGTAGCAAAAGAAGATAAGACGATAATTTATCGCAGATATCGACGAATGCGTTAACGGGATAGCGGCATGCGGAATAGACGAGCGTTGCGTCAACACGCAGGGTGGTTACCGATGTTCTCCGATTTGTCCATCCGGTTTTCGGGCACGCAATGATTCTTGCCAAGACGTAGACGAATGCACGCTCGGCCTTCACACCTGCAATACACTCACTCATTATTGTCTTAATACGAACGGCTCCTACGTTTGCGAAGCGTTCACCACTACTACCACCACCAGGACCACTACTACCGCTACTAAGGCTACCACAACCAGTAGCACGGTAACAAGGAGACCGTACATCGGTTCACCCTACAATAAAGTACACGTGTCCAGAAATAGTGTCGTGAGTAACAGATTTCTTCATTTTGCCAACGTAAACTCTTTCAAACTGTCAGCTTAATTCATAcaacttatttttttgtatttattttttcagagtAAAGATCGTTCGTGGTCCACGGAACCTTGTAGACTGGGCTACAAAAGGGACGCGAATACGGGCTACTGCGTGGACATCGACGAATGCGCGGTTGGTCCAGGATGTCGTGATCACGAGAAATGCACGAATACGCCGGGGGGCTACGATTGCTCGCCCCTCTGCAGCGCCGGCTGGTATTTTAGCACGACGACGAGGGGCTGTCAGGACGTGGACGAGTGTCTGCTAGGTCGGCACGATTGTCCTCAGAGTACGCACAGGTGTGTAATCttcaattatatagaatatatttcttatacgcACACAGAGATTGCGCGTAATGtctttagaataattaatattgtccTCTCGTTTGTGTTGATTTTTTAACTATTCcttcttgtaataattaatattaaaatttaacatgcaatttttttttttgtaattttcgaCGTGCAGATGCGTCAACACCAACGGATCTTTCGTCTGCGAATTGATACCGCCCTGCAGCCGCGGTTTCAGACGAGCCTTTAACGGTACCTGTTTGGACATCGACGAATGCTCCGAGAACCTGCACAACTGCCGGCTTGATTTGCATCAGTATTGCATTAACAAAGAAGGTGGTTTCGAGTGTTTAACCAGGCTGCCCTCCTGCCCGTCCGGATATCAATATTCTTTAAGCACTCGACAATGCGAGGATATCGACGAGTGCTTGACCGGGCAGTACAATTGTGATGCAAAGTTCTCCGAGAGATGTGTCAATTTGCCGGGTACATACAGGTGCGTGAAATCTCGACTAGTTGACTGAAAATCTGGGCATGGCACTTTATCGACACAAGTAaagaagttttaaaaatataaatatatattttgtatgcaGGTGCGAAAGacctcctcctcctcgtcAACGGCAACGACCTGCTTGTCCTTCCGGCTATCGGTATCACACTCGCTTTCGCATGTGCACAGGTACACGtctaatagttttttttttttttttttttttttttataaaaattatacaataaatcacgtttataataattgtgtagTAAAAACTAAATTGAAAAGTTAAACATTTGAATCTTTTcaactattatacatattgatTTGGTTTTCAAACAAATTTCATATTACATTTCTAATGTATTTTTCAGTTGTAACACATTATGTAGAATTTACTTCGAGCTCCCGTATTAACAAAAATGTcagatatttcttatattttcagaATTCGTCAGAACAATATCAAACCCTCTCAGGTTAACTGATTGCAGCatgttgaaatataatttcccCAGGAAATGCATGAGTGCATCATgttgtttttgtaattttaaatatatgtacgtgcGTAACTGAGTATAATTAACAGTTGTCTGTGCCTAAATATTGTATGAATAATGACTAATAGAATTATGCTTTTTCCTTTCGTCTTGTTTTACTGTgctatttcaattattttcaactatGCTTTTTATCAGACCTGTATAActtgaaaacaattatatttattttgcaagcgaataataatgttttattatttaatcttactCTTAAAAGAACCTGTCTGTCCtgataatattctaatattcaACTGGCCTGttgtaataaagtaaaaaatattttcaaactttgATTATCCGCAATTGTTTCGTATCGTAGACGTGGACGAGTGCGCAGAGGGACTGGATTCGTGCGGCGACGAGATCTGCTACAACCAACCGGGTGGTTACAGCTGCGCGAAGTCGCCTGTCCCCAGGAAGCCGTCCACGACGACGGCGATGCCGGCGCCAGCGGATCAAAAGTGTATAGCAGGCACCAAGTTTGTGAGAAACCGTGGCTGCGTTGACGTTAACGAGTGCAGGGAGCTCGAAGATGCGTGCAGCAGCAACGAGGAATGCGTTAATACCATGGGCAGTTACGTATGCACCTGCAAAACTGGTTTTAGGCGTGACAATCTCACCCAGGCTTGTGTCGATATCAACGAGTGCCAGTTGCAGGTAACCAGGACTTTTAATCGtctcaaataattaatctttttttatcccgaaaaagataaattacagAATCGCGTTATACAGGGTTTGGTTCGAAAAGCGCCATAAAATGGtcccattggtttgaccttggacAGTCGTTTGAAGATTATATGAAGGTCAccttgaatttcttaaataggacaccctatatatttttttcatattcttaCCTCGTAGTAatgtagcttacctcgagagtaagaatatgcaaaaatatgtagggtgtcccatttaaaaaattcaaggtgACCTTTATATGACCTTCAAGCGgctattcaaggtcaaactaatggtaCCATATCTTacggccccctcgaaaccatacaacatttgtctaaaatatttttctctaaaatgctttatttttgagatattcaACCGTTTCTGGACTTTTCGAAAACCCTGTATCTCTTCTACCGACGCAAACCCTCTTCATCGAGTctacattttcatatttcgaAGGAAAATGATTGTCTGCCGACGCAGCGATGCGATAATACGATCGGCAGCTACACGTGCACGCGTTTCCTGCCCTGCGGCACCGGCTATACCCTGAACGCCGCGACCGAAATCTGCGAAGATGACGACGAATGTGTTCTTGGTACCCACGATTGTGCGCCCGGTTATCAATGCAGAAACACCTTGGGCTCGTATCGCTGCGATCGTATTCCGCGCATACCGACTCCGCAGGCACGCACAtcggcggcgacgacgacgacgacgacgacgacgacgacgacgacgacgacgacgatggcaACGCCAAACGCGACTGGTCCTCGGACGAATTGCCCGCGCGGCTTCGAACTTGGCTCCGGTGGCAAGTGTATGGACATAGACGAGTGCCAGAGAAGCCCGAATCCTTGCGGCAGGTCTATGCAAATGTGCATCAACACTCTGGGATCCTACAGATGTGCGTCCAGAGTAATTTGCGCACCCGGTTATACTCTGGATCCTGTGTCTGGACAATATTGCATCGACGTGGACGAGTGTCGGGAGGGAACGCACGAGTGCGGCAAAGGACAGACCTGCGAGAACAGACAGGGTGGATATCACTGCATTTGTCCGTCCGGTCACGCGCCCGGGCCCAACAACGACTGCGTCGACATCGACGAATGTAGCATTTATGGTAGTGGAATTTGCGGATCAAACAGCCGTTGTGAGAACACCGTTGGTTCCTACAGGTGCCTGTGCAACGAGGGCTTTGAAAACGTCGGGGGTGCCGCCGGTGCTTGCAAAGTGAGTTTATTACCGATATGATTAGAATCCTTTCTCATCGTTGTTGTCAGATTTTTAATAGCGGCtgaagcaataaataaaacttgaaattttgcAAGAGaacataatttgatatttagaatatttataaatgcaaattaattttcaattagtaACGTTTTGCGAATAAAGATTTCTTGTTACGTCTGTCGTAACTATAAATCACACTTTTCAAGACTGTCAAAATTATCtgacacatacatatacctatgctataatataaaaattatttatacaacatTTAATTACGAGTGACATTTGTAGGATATCGACGAATGTCAGCAAACAGCGGGGCTTTGTCAGCACATGTGCATGAACGTATGGGGTAGCTATAGGTGCGGATGCGAAGCCGGATTCAGGCTAAATGCCGACAATCGATCCTGTAGCGACATCGACGAATGCGCGGAATTCAAGAATGACAATCTCTGCATCGGCATCTGCGAGAACACGCCGGGTAGTTACGCGTGCAAGTGTCCCGATGGATATAGACTCGGGATCGATGGTCGAGCTTGTCAAGGTAACAATCTCTTACCTTTTTATAtagcttataaaaataaagtaagaaaaaataaaattatgctaaagtataaaaagatgCTAAAGATGTGAAAAATTGTATGGCAGAAAGGGAAGCGGAAGATATAAATCACCAGACAATTTGTACAGCAATTATGTGGTAATTAGGGGATGGAAAGTGAGAGTCTTACACGTGAGTCACGGTGTTGTAGCTACGCGAGCACGTGTTCCACCTACACGCTTATCCCACAGTTAAGCGGAGCGGTATAATTTGTACTTGACCCGTTTGCGAGACGAACTGGGGCATCGCTTAGGGTCACCGGCGAACACGAACGCGCGCTCCTCGCAATCTTCTCAATCTCGCGTAATCACGACATTCACATCGGCGCGGTCACGATTTCGCCACGTGCCGTGACGTGACGTAGACCTAATTGTTTCTCAACGTGTTTGCAGATATCGATGAGTGTGCGACTGGTCAGGTCTGCAAGGAACCGGACGAGATATGTCAGAATATACGCGGTAGCTTCCGCTGTAATCGGCTAAACTGTCCCTCGGGATATCATCGGGATACCACGAGGAAAAAGTAATGATTTTATGAGATGGAAACAATATTCTCTCAATTTCTTACTTTTCatttcatcatcatcattatttgCGATTGCTCTCGAATTCATCTCATACGATCTGATATGCAGAcaatcgataaataattttgtcaattatttgatgataataataaagtctTAAAATTACCAACCAATTTGCGGTTTCAGTCGCTGCGTACGCTCTTCAAGATATTGCCGCGTAAATGACTTGGCTTGCCTTCGATCACCTTCGCATTATTCCTACAACTTCATCACCTTCGTGAGCATGTTGCCCATCCCGCCGACCGGTCGACTGGAGTTGTTCACCATGAGAGGAAGTCATCAGCCCGATTCGACGATACAATTCACCATGGCGTTAGTGGATGTACGTGCACCGCCAGGTATCGCGCGTGCCACAGAGTCTTGTTTCTCTCTGAAGAGACCGATGCAGTCTCAAGCAGTCCTGGTGCTGACACGCAGCATCCCGGGACCACAAGAGATCGAGCTGGATCTCAGTATGGAGATCTATCATAATGCTGTATTCGTCGGGAGCGCCGTAGCCAAGATCTTCATCTTTGTCTCGCAATACGAATTTTGAGAAAGGTTTCTTCGAAATAAAGGTAAGATTAGTGGAAAGAATACAGATTATAAAGACATAAAAGGAtgatcgtaaaataaaatgatataatgacaAGTAATTGGATTTTTTATCGCTTCTTCTTCTATACTTGAGGGAGAAATTAACagcaataaacattttatttcatcaaattaTATCAGCTTATTTTACGCGACAATTTCTTGGAAGATGCTTAAAATCTTTTCTGATTTTAAGGATTATAAAGATTGAACGGGCACAagttttatcttattaaaaaatataaatctttttcttccaggaaatataacaaattaacattttaaacaatatatatttaagcacTTAatgatatgaattttttactgTTTGCTCgtttttagagagaaaaaaaaacaaacctaTCTCGTACTAGTATTTCAATAGTAGatgtgtacaaaaaaaaaaaaaaaaaaaaaaaacaacaaattaaatgtacatacaaaTTCTTGTAAGTTACATGTAAAGGACTTGGAATAAACTTACGTAAGATGTAGTATAGGAAATTTCCAAAGACATGTTTgatgttttatcaaaattgtagctttattaaatgtttcgtTAGTGAAACTCTTTTTCCTTCAAACTTAGTTTGCTGTTTCGTAAATCCTGAAACAGTGCCTATTGCTTCAACCCAAATGCTtcaattttcctttttcaaaAGAAGGAATAAAGCAACAACTCTGAGATCCTTAGTGTTAATTGCCGCTTCGTTGCATAAGAAGGGTGTAacgcgatataaaaaaaaaacaccttaataaaaaataaaatatgataatatcaCTGCGCTCTTTACATGTGACGACGACAAATCGTCGTCGCATTGAATGCAAATAACAAACTCATCTGCGATGCAGCGAATTGCCATTATTactagtaaataattaataattgtgctaaagataaaattacaacTGTCGCTATCGTGACGTATAATACGTCTGCAGCAAACAATAGCATAATATaatcgttaataaaataatactaatatttatataataataatataataacaatgataCTTTAAGTAGAGCTAATAATAACGTTATAATAAcggtatattaatatacacgaTAACAGGAAGTAAAACAATCCAGACGAGACACGTTGCGTGCGCCACGCCAGAAAAATGCATACGACAAAAATATTGATCGCGTCGCTCGGAAATTTCTTCGACATCACGCACGTGGGCGATACAAGAAGACGTGACAATTATTTGGAAATTCATCGACGGTATAGGCGATGACATCAGGAGCGTCATCGAtgcaacaattaataattatagtttatatggCGATGTATTCGCCTAATTAGTTATTAGTTTGAGATGCATTAATGCTGTAAGAGAAGATTAAGTGTCAACGTCCGCGAAGACGAATTCCAAAGCTAGACGCAGATCGTCCGTTTAAAAAAGCTTATCACGAGAAATCTCCACAAACTTTTGTCTACCAGCAGTAATGAACTTCCAAACGTTCGCAcaactaatatataaatagcgtgtattattaactattaaacGTAACAGCCTGGATGCAGCAGCAACGCGTTACCACGGTGTAACAACGATGGCAGTGACACTTGTCGCTCGtcttaaaactagaaaaatggaaaaaagagCGTGACTAGGATTTGCTAAGAATTTTCCGAGACTTTTCGTATTCTCTCGTACCGAAcaacacacacatgcacatacacacatacagcGAAATGTATTACGTGTTGGTTTTAAGTACTCGATGACAAACTGTATGGAAAAGTATCTATGCGAGATTCTTATTACAATGCACGCATAACGCTGTACAAAATTAGGATTTGACTCCAAATTCCTGAAAGAAAATCTTACAAAAATAACGCCTTTAAAATAACACAGTAGAGACACACCCTATACATTCAGCTACTGTCGGACTTTGCTAATCTTGTTAACTAAtcctctctctgtttctctttcaACTTTTGCAAtgcacacacgcatacacacacacacacacatacacaatcaTCAGAtctatattttgcaataacgATCGCGAAAATCATTTTCCAAATAACCCAATAAGCTAAAATACGTCTCGAGAGATCAAAAGAAAACATGCGTGTAAAtgtttttagataattaactTTCGGACTTTTTTTATGTTGGTTTCGATTGTAAAGATATCGCTTGCATTGAAATATTCAAACGTCCAACTTTCTCACGCAATTTAATGCAGGCAACACGGTGTCTTAGCACgataattgtgaaataaagtttttagatttttacaaTACGTGCTTTTTTTATAGCAGGAGAAGAGTTTTGTACgtggaaaaatttcttatcgtTCCGAATAATACCTACATGTCACATGATACATTAtcgaatgtaataaaattatactcgaTTATTTACTCGAATAAGAGACTAATCTAACGTCAATTACTTATTCAACATAGGCACTGAACTAGGAAGATTCGCgccatgaaaaataaatattctaacagcTACCTATGCTATCTATTTAACAGAGGTAGTAGTAACATAGTTGACACTCTCATAATTGCGACCGTTTTGCATTTCGTTATGATGAAAAGTGTCACCAAATATCTCGTAATTAGTTAGACATTTATATCACATTAATCTCGATAATTTGCGTatctattcaattattttcgtaCAAGAATGAGAAGAGATCTGCGCGTAAAAATGCCACTGTGCGTAAAAATAGTGCGTAGCTTTCGGAATTTCAGGTGTTTTTGTTTTCATAAGATGTAATATCGATACGAGAGAGGAACAATATACAGTTATATGTAGCTTATTTGAATTCAGGAAACATTATCATACTGGCGATGGCAGTCTGAtcaattacttattaattaactagtCTTTAcgtgagaaaattaattctccTCCAGACAAGATTACTTGCAATCTTGCAAGCATCCTATTTCGGCAGGCAATTTAGTCTGGTTTTGTGGAAACAATATACAAGTTCATAAATCAATGGAAGCATTCGTACCGCACGACACACCTTCCGCGAACCTACACGGGTGACATTCTTATTTACGACCTCCCTCCTCTCCCTTCTCAAGAAATGCGCCTAACGGTACGTATCATACTTGCACcatcgctatttttttttttttaacctttATCCTGTAACTGAGATTcggatattttaatttcttatttttagcaattatgatttaactaaaaattctcaaccatattaattaatagttttcaatttttcaaagtaaCGTAAAGTTatgtaaagaattattataaccGCTACATAATATTCGACTGctgctttattaaaaaaaaacaaaaaaaaaaaagttgtccGGATAAGAACTAAAACTCTCAGGTATCTCATTGCGAGTCTGATTGCCCTTCAACAAATTTTGCGAGAATTCACTGGTAATTGTCAGGCGATCGTATTATTGTCCAGTTCAGCAAACTCGCGCGTCACCTTGCAGACGTAGTAAAGACGCTCGTAGAGGTCCGCGGTGCAGCCGAGGTCACGCAGGTCGTTTAGCCAATAGGAAGACGCGCGACGACCGGTGTCGATATAAGTAATCAGGTAGCCCCTACCCGCAGTCTCCTGTGATACTACCATCTTCGTGTGGTCCACGAAGAAGTTTACTTGCAGGAGAGGTACCGTTAGCTCCATCACGATGGCCTTGTCCGTACGCAACCACCGTCTCATTCGCGGCACGCAAGCATTTTTCGACTGTCTCGGCggcgcgcgatattttttcagCTCACCACCTAGACACAGCACACATTAGCGCTCGCGGTTACGTTAATATTTTGCTCGTTAAGCTTTAGTCCACGCCGCTATAACGGCTCAAATAGTTTACGTTATGTTCCCATTGTGTTGTTTTTATAGTATCAAAAAAGGGAAGTAAAATATTCGAGTCATGATCAAGCTTCGCGGATAAAGACAACAGAGtcgtgttttcttttttttaaagttccACACTTTTCCGTGTAACAAATTACACGGAATGAATGTTGGAAGAATCGATTGAACTCACCTTCTGTCAAGAAATCATCCATATACTCGGTAAAATGACGGAGTAACTCGAGCTTCTTTTGCAACGGCACTGGCACGTCCCTTTCTCGGTGATATCGCGTCATTTCATCGTCGGTCGTCATGTATTCCACTCTTCTGCAatacaatgataaaaatatttaatacataattcatACACGATCGTAATATTACatcgataaaaattgcatGATTCGACACATCATTCTCGATTTCTCGTTGAAACGCTTACCTTCTATCGTGAGTGTAACTGATCTTCGTGTTGTCGTTGAAAAGTACGCCGACTGACCTGTCGGAGAGCTGGAAGCCCAATCCGTACTTGTTTGAGTAATCGATCCATTTGGTGACGAAAAGCGGCACGATGTCCTCCACGATCGGCGGATTGCACGCGTTGTTTCGTTTCATCTCTGTTACGCATATCTCTAGAGCGCGATGCATTTGCACACTTTGCGCAACGAGGCCAGTCTTCTTGTGATCCGGACACAATACGCTGCTGAGTCGCTGTCGGAATCGCGGCAGCTTGGGCAATTTTCTGACCAGCCAGCTCGAGACTTTGGACTCTTTCTGCAGGCTCTTCTGCGAACGATTCAGCAAATTCAACTGCGGCTGCTGTTGCGTTTGCTGTTGCGCTTGAATgggctgctgctgttgctgctgatAACGTAGTGACGTCGCGTCGGGATGAACGATACTGTGCTGCCACATCTGAAATTTCACGTTTCGGAAATACGGCTTGCCAGCCAGACCCGAAGGTGATAACTTGCAGACGAATCATTCCGGGATCCCTCACCTGCAACTTACTGGCTTCCTGCTGATTCCTAGCAACCGTAGAGACCGAGGATGGTGACGAGGGCGGCTCGATAATCGACGCCGGTGGCATCTGGTAACAGCAAGTATGCGGCAACGACACTGGCACGTATTCCTTTGTGAGATAGGCATGCTCCTTCACCCTTTCCAGACTCGGCCGTAACTCGGGATTGGACTGCAGTAGCCATCTGATTAGATCCTGGCCGCTCCTGCTCGCGATACTGTCGTCCACTTCGCGGTAATGATTGTTGCAAATCCTCGCGTACGTTTCCTTGAGCGTGGCCGTATCAAAGGGTGGTTGACCTACCAGCAGGGCGTACAATATGCAGCCCAATGCCCAAACATCTGCCTCGTAGCTGTACGCTTGCTTGTACAACACTTCCGGCGCTATGTAGTTTGGTGTGCCACATATCGTCCTGCAAATACAAACAATCGCCTACATGCTACGATGTTTCATTTGATGCTGTGTTTAGATGAGCACGTCTGTTAGTCCGTAACAATCGTTAGAGAGCGtcggaaaaagagagaaaagggagaaGATCTCAATGTTCCGTTTGTATGTTTTGTCGacaaaaaataactaattgtaagacacCGTTATAGTAATAACAAGAGAAGGGACTATAAAATATCCCgttatttttctatctttttccaTTCTTAcatttgtaacttttttataaattttccttattatgtaagaaaatttacatttctaagttatataaagaaataaattttgaaaaacatgtTTGAGATCTTGATCGTAAAGCAAACTTACACTCGTCTACGTTGACCGTCGGGTCTGGTCGCCAGTCCA from Anoplolepis gracilipes chromosome 6, ASM4749672v1, whole genome shotgun sequence harbors:
- the LOC140667007 gene encoding uncharacterized protein isoform X2, yielding MAEYVNLGASFVVLLLVVHLEQLILHKRAAVVEGRMEAQFKKCCDLGTSWAQEGLKCEKFIGPVAGVPRVEQGLCLEAVDICCIRAYHELECEKGKVDAREGLACATSAGAKSRTSGRSDHHRDCCEGCKLGILTGSMDQGCSFKSFSFGIPWDPAFLECCREASPSTMALFTTESSSESTETDSDFPSSSSSSSSLSPSLPYSTTESSSESTVFSSSSSSSSASSPTSPLSSLSDDASSTLSESTPYSIPTPELDDICQLMKGILCSDICVPTAGSYYCKCRDGFTLLEDGKTCRQDLPADRCKSTHPCEQRCTDNGVAVICSCNPGYDLADDGRSCVPKSPKDTNDKKSNEDDELSPLCPSGYRYNAINQVCDDVDECAEAIHSCLTDVEQCRNTEGAYECDIKCEEGFTYNIGLGICVDIDECIELNNPCPDLNTICVNTQGAYKCMKPLTNLLPLPPIEKTATKNLAERKNVRPTCSAGYKPANDSEMTTCIDVDECTEQLHSCERDERCINELGSYRCVPVENGKDTSTTESDDNQRFQSERTSVVSSVVNEIENCGNGYFFDRKSRRCIDIDECVNGIAACGIDERCVNTQGGYRCSPICPSGFRARNDSCQDVDECTLGLHTCNTLTHYCLNTNGSYVCEAFTTTTTTRTTTTATKATTTSSTVTRRPYIGSPYNKVHVSRNSVSKDRSWSTEPCRLGYKRDANTGYCVDIDECAVGPGCRDHEKCTNTPGGYDCSPLCSAGWYFSTTTRGCQDVDECLLGRHDCPQSTHRCVNTNGSFVCELIPPCSRGFRRAFNGTCLDIDECSENLHNCRLDLHQYCINKEGGFECLTRLPSCPSGYQYSLSTRQCEDIDECLTGQYNCDAKFSERCVNLPGTYRCERPPPPRQRQRPACPSGYRYHTRFRMCTDVDECAEGLDSCGDEICYNQPGGYSCAKSPVPRKPSTTTAMPAPADQKCIAGTKFVRNRGCVDVNECRELEDACSSNEECVNTMGSYVCTCKTGFRRDNLTQACVDINECQLQENDCLPTQRCDNTIGSYTCTRFLPCGTGYTLNAATEICEDDDECVLGTHDCAPGYQCRNTLGSYRCDRIPRIPTPQARTSAATTTTTTTTTTTTTTTMATPNATGPRTNCPRGFELGSGGKCMDIDECQRSPNPCGRSMQMCINTLGSYRCASRVICAPGYTLDPVSGQYCIDVDECREGTHECGKGQTCENRQGGYHCICPSGHAPGPNNDCVDIDECSIYGSGICGSNSRCENTVGSYRCLCNEGFENVGGAAGACKDIDECQQTAGLCQHMCMNVWGSYRCGCEAGFRLNADNRSCSDIDECAEFKNDNLCIGICENTPGSYACKCPDGYRLGIDGRACQDIDECATGQVCKEPDEICQNIRGSFRCNRLNCPSGYHRDTTRKNRCVRSSRYCRVNDLACLRSPSHYSYNFITFVSMLPIPPTGRLELFTMRGSHQPDSTIQFTMALVDVRAPPGIARATESCFSLKRPMQSQAVLVLTRSIPGPQEIELDLSMEIYHNAVFVGSAVAKIFIFVSQYEF